From Deltaproteobacteria bacterium:
GCGCGTACGGGGCGCATCGTCATCACGACCACGGGTGGAAGCTGGGTGAGCCCGAGGGACTTCGAGGTGCTCTCCCACCCCACGCTCAGCTCCTTCTCCCCGACGCAGGGAGCGCCCGGCACGCGCGTCACGCTCTACGGTCAGAACTTCCACCACGGCATGCGCGTGTTCCTGGGCTCGACGCAGCTCCCCATCGTGGCCATCCAGCCGAGCCTGGTGGTGGTCGTCATCCCGCAGGGGGTCTACACCGGCAACTTCGTCATCTTCAGCCGCAACCGCTCGCAGCAGAGCACGAGCAGCTTCACCGTGCTGAACATCGCCGAGTTGACGTTTCACTTCTCGCCGGTGGAGGCAGCCGCCGGCAGCGACGTGACGATCCGCCTCTCGCGCGCCGAGCCCGCTGCCACGATCTGGTACAACGGGCGGCCGCTCCCCAAGCGCGTCCTGCACGGCGGCCGAACCTTCGTCGTGACGGTCCCGGGGGACGCGACGAGCGGCTACTTCGAGCTCGAGGTGTCGGGCCGCAAGTGGCGCGCCACGCAGCAGCTCACCGTTCGATAGCCTCCCCATGATGAAAAAGGACACGCCCGTGAGCAAAGACGCACAGAGCAGCGAGAAGATCACCCCCCGCACCGAGGACTACGCCACCTGGTACCAAGACGTCATTCGCCAGGGCGAGCTGGCGGAGGTGGCCGAGGTAGTGAAGGGGTGCATGGTCATCAAGCCGCACGGCTACGCCATCTGGGAGAAGATCCAGGGGCAGCTCGACCGGCGCTTCAAGGAGACCGGGCACAAGAACGCCTACTTCCCGCTCCTCATCCCGGAGAGCTTCCTGCGCAAGGAAGCCGAGCACGTGGAAGGCTTCTCGCCCGAGCTGGCCGTCGTCACCATCGGCGGCGGCAAACCGCTCGAGGAGGCCTACGTCATCCGGCCCACCTCGGAGACGATCATCGGGCACTTCTTCGGCAAGTGGATCAAGAGCTGGCGCGACCTGCCGCTGCTCATCAATCAATGGGCCAACGTGGTGCGCTGGGAGCTCCGCACGCGCATGTTCCTGCGCACGACGGAGTTCCTCTGGCAGGAGGGGCACACGGCCCACGCGAGCCACGACGAGGCGATGACCGAGGTCCTGCGCATGCTCGACGTCTACGCCGAGTTCGCGGAGGGGTTCATGGCCATGCCGGTGGTCAAGGGGGTCAAGACGCAGAACGAGAAGTTCGCCGGCGCCGTGAAGAGCTTCAGCATCGAGGCCATGATGCAGAACGGCCTCGCGCTGCAGGCCGGGACGAGCCACGACCTGGGGCAGAACTTCGGCAAGGCCTTCGACGTCAAGTTCCAGAACAAGGAGAAGGAGCTCGAGTACGTCTGGCAGACGAGCTGGGGCGTCTCGACGCGCCTCATCGGCGGGCTCGTGATGACGCACTCCGACGACAACGGGCTCGTCCTGCCGCCGCGCCTGGCGCCGATCCAGGTGGCGGTCGTGCCGATCTACAAGACGGACACTGAGCGCGCCGCCGTGCTCGAGAAGGCCGACCAGCT
This genomic window contains:
- a CDS encoding IPT/TIG domain-containing protein; amino-acid sequence: MYPTTGAGGTQIVVRGTGFVSGDEVLIGDRVTIMRGTRGDHIIVVVPMGASSGRISIRRQGRLYPSSVDFRILAVPMVSYYTPHGGSPGETISLRGINLTADATVNLSGISCPVVRRTVPTELLIVVPQNARTGRIVITTTGGSWVSPRDFEVLSHPTLSSFSPTQGAPGTRVTLYGQNFHHGMRVFLGSTQLPIVAIQPSLVVVVIPQGVYTGNFVIFSRNRSQQSTSSFTVLNIAELTFHFSPVEAAAGSDVTIRLSRAEPAATIWYNGRPLPKRVLHGGRTFVVTVPGDATSGYFELEVSGRKWRATQQLTVR
- a CDS encoding proline--tRNA ligase, with translation MKKDTPVSKDAQSSEKITPRTEDYATWYQDVIRQGELAEVAEVVKGCMVIKPHGYAIWEKIQGQLDRRFKETGHKNAYFPLLIPESFLRKEAEHVEGFSPELAVVTIGGGKPLEEAYVIRPTSETIIGHFFGKWIKSWRDLPLLINQWANVVRWELRTRMFLRTTEFLWQEGHTAHASHDEAMTEVLRMLDVYAEFAEGFMAMPVVKGVKTQNEKFAGAVKSFSIEAMMQNGLALQAGTSHDLGQNFGKAFDVKFQNKEKELEYVWQTSWGVSTRLIGGLVMTHSDDNGLVLPPRLAPIQVAVVPIYKTDTERAAVLEKADQLATELRERGISVEVDAREEYKPGYKYFHWEQHGVPARLELGPRDLQQNQVMMKRRDRSEKQPLSMAGLGETMAKLMDQIQADLFAAAKQRLRDSTVLANSLDEVREILSPATAEKGGGRFVMAHLADDPRCDAAVKEFKATIRCVPLVDEHGGGGSCIVTGQSVPSRVVIAKAY